TTGCCGGCGAAAGCGGATCGACGCCGCCGTGCTATGATCGACGCATGACTGGTACGCTTGCGGCCTTTCATCCCGTCGTGCGCACGTGGTTCGAGCGCCGCTTCGGCACACCCTCGCGTGCGCAGGAGCTCGGATGGCCCGCGATCGCCGGAGCGCAAACCGCGCCGGGACACGACGTCCTGCTCTGCGCGCCGACCGGCAGCGGCAAAACGTTGGCCGCCTTCATGTGGGCGATCGACCGTCTCGTGCGCGAGGCTGAAGGCGGCGTCCTGCGCGACGAAGTCGCGGTGCTTTACGTCTCGCCGCTCAAGGCGCTCGCCAACGATATTCGGCTGAACCTCGAGGAGCCCCTGGCCGGCGTCGCGGCCGTCGCGCATGAGATCGGCGTCACGCTCGCGACGATCCGCGCCGGCTTGCGCACCGGCGATACGCCCGCGAGCGATCGCGCCGCGATGCTCCGGCGGCCGCCCCACATTCTTGTCACGACCCCGGAGTCGCTCTTCATCCTGCTGACCTCGCCACGCTTCCGCGAAAAGCTGCGCGCGGTCCGCTGCGTCATCGTGGACGAGCTCCACGCGATCGCCGGCAACAAGCGCGGCGCTCATCTGATGCTCACGCTCGAGCGGCTCGCGCGCATGATCGCCGCCGGCGGCATGCCCCGTCCTACCCGTATTGGACTTTCCGCAACTCTCAACCCCATAGCGACGCTCGCCAGTTTTCTCGCCGGCGCCGAAGTCGACGCCGCGGGCCTGCG
The Candidatus Binataceae bacterium genome window above contains:
- a CDS encoding DEAD/DEAH box helicase, which encodes MTGTLAAFHPVVRTWFERRFGTPSRAQELGWPAIAGAQTAPGHDVLLCAPTGSGKTLAAFMWAIDRLVREAEGGVLRDEVAVLYVSPLKALANDIRLNLEEPLAGVAAVAHEIGVTLATIRAGLRTGDTPASDRAAMLRRPPHILVTTPESLFILLTSPRFREKLRAVRCVIVDELHAIAGNKRGAHLMLTLERLARMIAAGGMPRPTRIGLSATLNPIATLASFLAGAEVDAAGLRTPRPIDVVRADDTPRELDLQILAPGPELGSLTTHQHWEAMYDALASLIREHHTTLVFTLSRRWAERIALNLQKKVGADAVMAHHGSLARAERLAAEQKLKRGELKAIVATASLELGIDVGAVDLVCQVDSPKSISAAIQRIGRSGHSLGGTPKGR